From the genome of Papaver somniferum cultivar HN1 chromosome 2, ASM357369v1, whole genome shotgun sequence, one region includes:
- the LOC113350688 gene encoding uncharacterized protein LOC113350688: MGDVTDPSPTNNTTGIVDSNPHLHPSSPYYVHPADNPTTILYQPVLTSENYATWVRGFRKALSAKDKLGYIDVTIVKPEVPADMPYWQRCDDLVGNWVCNSCEPEIGRSVMSFDTAHEIWMDLKSRFAQSNATKLYAIKQSISTLKQEHNSVAQYYTQLKTLWDQLDSFRPPTPCICHAGKSIIEQHNQDRAMEFLQGLQDRFYALRSQLLVTEPLPSAAKLYNLVRQEEEQQGINSAAVPIVESAALAASHTDARSQRPSSQFRPVPGNSSYGNKRPRPFYDHCNRHGHTRLVCWKLHGYPNDSSKAVAHNATHNALATVAIPAHLSAAPSITAEQYAQLLNLLNPNSNSVVSPLAANCAVVDKPIDVQLPDGSFTSVSHIGPSNEQGDWME, encoded by the exons ATGGGAGACGTCACTGATCCATCACCAACCAACAACACCACTGGTATTGTTGATTCTAATCCTCACCTTCATCCATCTAGTCCATATTATGTTCATCCAGCAGACAATCCTACAACTATTCTCTATCAACCGGTTCTCACAAGTGAAAACTATGCCACTTGGGTTCGCGGTTTTCGTAAGGCTTTGAGTGCtaaagacaaacttggctacattgATGTCACCATTGTTAAGCCAGAAGTTCCAGCTGATATGCCTTACTGGCAACGCTGTGATGATCTTGTTGGCAATTGGGTTTGCAATTCCTGTGAACCAGAGATTGGTCGTAGTGTGATGTCTTTCGACACTGCTCATGAGATATGGATGGACTTGAAGAGTCGTTTTGCTCAGTCCAATGCCACAAAATTGTATGCCATCAAGCAATCGATTTCCACCTTGAAACAGGAGCATAACTCTGTTGCTCAATACTACACCCAGCTCAAAACTCTTTGGGATCAATTGGATTCTTTTCGACCTCCAACACCTTGTATTTGTCATGCTGGTAAGTCTATTATTGAACAACATAATCAAGATCGTGCTATGGAGTTTTTACAGGGGCTTCAAGATCGTTTCTATGCCTTGCGAAGCCAACTCCTAGTCACTGAACCGTTACCATCGGCTGCCAAACTGTACAATCTCGTACGccaagaagaagagcagcaagGCATCAACTCCGCTGCTGTTCCAATAGTTGAATCTGCTGCTTTAGCTGCTTCTCACACAGACGCCAGATCACAGCGTCCTTCCTCGCAATTCCGTCCAGTTCCTGGCAACAGCTCCTATGGCAACAAACGACCCCGGCCCTTTTATGATCACTGTAACCGGCATGGTCACACACGACTGGTCTGTTGGAAGCTACACGGCTATCCTAATGACTCTTCAAAGGCCGTTGCTCACAATGCTACTCACAATGCTTTAGCCACAGTTGCTATACCTGCCCATCTTTCCGCGGCTCCGTCGATCACTGCTGAGCAATACGCTCAGCTCCTGAACCTGCTCAATCCGAACAGCAACAGTGTTGTGTCTCCTCTAGCGGCAAACTGCGCAG TGGTTGATAAACCAATTGACGTACAATTGCCAGATGGATCGTTTACATCTGTGAGCCATATTG GACCTTCAAACGAACAaggagattggatggagtag